The Methylomagnum ishizawai genome has a window encoding:
- a CDS encoding glucosaminidase domain-containing protein has protein sequence MAFDPSTARPLAAVPSTSGGDDFELPPLEPVAARTTRFDPSTARPYSPPLSGRVKGWAGAALSLAEPELAGAAKLLQTPAPTPSPATQSRRDFIDALRPHAERVGARLGIAPEYLIAQAAQETGWGKHVPGNNLFGIKGRYRGQGRELGTTEGAGTPDRAVFKAYPSLAESFDDLGATLGNPRYAAALHPQSVEEYGNGLKAGGYATDPNYARNIGDRLREYREALGQAPTAGDYGRVLAGSAGALVPETLAGLGRMELGAERALGVRPLGRDARAAVFNWLGDLAKSTREYWQSGMSPAGREQLLNGELIRGDTDPATGETSYALGGHPGQAILSGALESAPGVLAMGGLGKAALSGLGFTAEQVAAKAVEHGIAPGLAGWLGKVATSGAAYGGAEGLISGAQDAEQTFQDFMAIPPGRYTRLPAFRAAFLETDRDLPLLERQGRAWRMVAERAALDVGAKAGAVVGLTSAATGGGMFRALEAPSRTAVGGMAKNAWVEAGQEAPQSGYEQWAQNEAKRDYLDPNQSLWEGVPNAVATGAAVGGLLGGVTGGFTGGGASEPARTAGEEAGSATVRGAAPSAPETAPGVDSQAVGGATQPVAPASAAPGPVVGTAPTDADYREAVGAAREKWDRKLSPQARQVALDRLGISGDGWADTAFFELPQEVQGILVQARLRGMRQEKRQPPPAAARPAKTPKAGKTAPAPPPTAPAPYDEDVPLSWPTGGGGPSTAVPGPAQAPVAAPAGPAAQSPDAKLPADLAGAKPRFGYRGQGFGLDFESDLDKAAYITAQATKSKRDADYLRFVQDHTGWDGPAVRAYGASIRERVKAMAKAGDPAAGALRIVADKPASVIDQSAHTAATSPRNPLPEPSQAQKEAGNYPKGHVRAFGLDLSIENPEGSERKGVDPGGKPWSVRMRDHYGYIKGTVGKDKDPIDLFIKPGTSPDPGGPLFVVDQVDGDGRFDEHKVMAGYSSRQEAERAYLRNYARGWKGLGAMTEMSPDGFKSWLASGKTRRPAAESGPEGARPDDPVPTGGSVGEPGSGRFQCSCRLAVVGSGRFWRRGVNLGLGLGWRG, from the coding sequence ATGGCCTTCGATCCTTCCACCGCACGGCCCCTTGCGGCTGTTCCTTCGACCTCCGGCGGCGATGATTTCGAGTTGCCCCCGTTGGAGCCTGTCGCCGCGAGGACGACACGGTTCGATCCTTCCACCGCACGCCCTTACAGCCCGCCGCTGTCCGGGCGCGTCAAGGGCTGGGCCGGAGCCGCCCTGTCCCTGGCCGAGCCCGAACTGGCGGGCGCGGCCAAGCTGCTGCAAACCCCCGCCCCGACGCCTTCCCCGGCCACCCAATCGCGCCGGGACTTCATCGACGCGCTACGCCCCCATGCGGAGCGGGTCGGTGCCCGGCTCGGCATCGCGCCGGAATATCTCATCGCCCAGGCGGCCCAGGAAACCGGCTGGGGCAAGCACGTCCCCGGCAACAACCTGTTCGGGATCAAGGGCCGGTATCGCGGGCAGGGCCGGGAACTCGGCACCACCGAGGGCGCGGGCACGCCGGACCGGGCGGTGTTCAAGGCCTATCCCTCCCTTGCCGAATCGTTCGACGACCTGGGCGCGACGCTGGGCAATCCGCGCTATGCCGCCGCGCTGCATCCGCAGTCGGTGGAGGAATACGGCAATGGCCTGAAGGCGGGGGGCTACGCCACCGACCCCAACTATGCGCGGAACATCGGCGACCGGCTGCGGGAGTATCGCGAAGCCCTGGGCCAGGCACCCACGGCGGGCGATTATGGGCGGGTGCTGGCCGGGAGCGCCGGGGCGTTGGTGCCGGAGACCCTGGCCGGGCTGGGGCGCATGGAACTGGGGGCGGAACGGGCGCTGGGCGTGCGGCCCTTGGGGCGGGATGCGCGGGCGGCGGTGTTCAACTGGCTGGGCGACCTCGCGAAGTCCACGCGGGAGTATTGGCAATCGGGGATGTCCCCGGCGGGCCGGGAACAACTGTTGAACGGCGAGTTGATCCGCGGCGACACCGACCCGGCGACGGGGGAAACCTCGTATGCCCTGGGCGGACATCCGGGGCAGGCCATCCTGTCCGGTGCCTTGGAATCCGCGCCGGGCGTCCTGGCCATGGGGGGCTTGGGCAAGGCGGCGCTGTCCGGGCTGGGCTTCACGGCGGAGCAGGTGGCGGCCAAGGCCGTCGAACACGGCATCGCGCCGGGGCTGGCCGGATGGCTCGGCAAGGTGGCGACTTCGGGCGCGGCCTATGGCGGCGCGGAGGGCTTGATTTCCGGGGCGCAGGATGCCGAGCAGACCTTCCAGGACTTCATGGCGATCCCGCCCGGGCGCTATACCCGGCTGCCCGCGTTCCGGGCGGCGTTCCTGGAGACCGACCGCGACTTGCCGCTGTTGGAGCGGCAGGGGCGGGCCTGGCGGATGGTGGCCGAACGGGCGGCGCTGGACGTGGGGGCGAAGGCGGGCGCGGTGGTGGGTTTGACCAGCGCGGCGACCGGCGGCGGGATGTTCCGCGCCCTGGAAGCGCCGTCGCGCACGGCGGTGGGCGGGATGGCCAAGAACGCCTGGGTCGAGGCGGGGCAGGAAGCGCCGCAGAGTGGCTATGAGCAGTGGGCCCAGAACGAGGCCAAGCGGGATTACCTCGATCCGAATCAATCCCTGTGGGAGGGTGTGCCCAATGCCGTCGCCACGGGCGCGGCGGTGGGGGGATTGCTCGGGGGCGTCACGGGTGGATTCACGGGGGGCGGGGCCAGCGAACCGGCGCGGACAGCGGGGGAGGAGGCCGGGTCGGCGACGGTCCGGGGCGCTGCCCCGTCCGCGCCGGAAACCGCGCCGGGGGTTGATTCCCAGGCGGTTGGGGGCGCTACCCAGCCGGTCGCGCCTGCATCCGCCGCGCCGGGGCCGGTCGTGGGCACCGCGCCCACCGACGCCGATTACCGGGAAGCGGTGGGCGCGGCGCGGGAGAAGTGGGACCGGAAACTATCGCCGCAGGCGCGGCAGGTGGCTTTGGACCGGCTGGGCATTTCCGGCGACGGGTGGGCGGATACGGCGTTCTTCGAGTTGCCGCAGGAAGTGCAGGGTATCCTGGTCCAGGCGCGGTTGCGGGGGATGAGGCAGGAGAAGCGGCAACCGCCCCCCGCAGCGGCCCGGCCCGCGAAAACGCCCAAGGCGGGGAAAACCGCTCCGGCCCCGCCGCCCACCGCGCCCGCGCCCTATGACGAGGACGTGCCGCTGTCCTGGCCGACCGGCGGCGGCGGGCCATCGACCGCGGTGCCCGGCCCGGCGCAAGCTCCGGTCGCGGCCCCGGCAGGCCCGGCGGCGCAAAGCCCCGACGCCAAGCTCCCGGCGGATTTGGCGGGGGCGAAACCCCGGTTCGGGTATCGGGGCCAGGGGTTCGGGTTGGATTTCGAGTCCGACCTGGACAAGGCGGCGTATATCACGGCGCAGGCGACGAAATCGAAGCGGGATGCGGATTATCTGCGGTTCGTCCAGGACCATACCGGCTGGGACGGACCCGCCGTCCGGGCGTATGGGGCAAGTATCCGGGAGCGGGTCAAGGCCATGGCGAAGGCGGGCGATCCCGCCGCCGGGGCGTTGCGGATCGTTGCCGACAAACCCGCCAGCGTTATCGACCAATCGGCGCATACCGCCGCGACCTCGCCGCGCAATCCGCTACCGGAACCTTCGCAGGCCCAGAAAGAGGCGGGCAATTACCCAAAAGGCCATGTGCGGGCGTTCGGCCTGGATTTGAGCATCGAGAACCCCGAGGGCTCGGAGCGCAAGGGGGTCGATCCGGGGGGCAAGCCCTGGTCGGTGCGGATGCGCGACCATTATGGATATATCAAGGGGACCGTGGGCAAGGACAAGGACCCCATCGACCTGTTCATCAAGCCGGGCACGTCGCCGGACCCTGGGGGGCCGCTGTTCGTGGTCGATCAGGTGGATGGGGATGGCCGGTTCGATGAACACAAGGTGATGGCCGGGTATTCCAGCCGCCAGGAGGCCGAACGCGCCTATCTGCGGAATTACGCTCGCGGCTGGAAGGGGCTGGGCGCGATGACCGAGATGTCGCCGGACGGGTTCAAGTCCTGGTTGGCAAGTGGTAAGACCCGGCGTCCGGCGGCGGAATCCGGGCCCGAGGGGGCGCGGCCCGACGATCCGGTGCCGACCGGGGGGAGCGTCGGCGAACCCGGCTCCGGAAGATTTCAATGTAGTTGTCGCCTCGCCGTTGTGGGTTCAGGCCGCTTTTGGAGGCGTGGCGTGAACCTCGGATTGGGTCTTGGCTGGCGCGGCTGA
- a CDS encoding ProQ/FinO family protein, translated as MDPTTPPPLLATLRRQYPQAFPDDPDAVMPLAIGIREALAAEGHDLEAVRAALAHYTGSAAYQRALAEGTKPRIGLDGQPVGPVSHAERQKAAHYLEHPGKPYRRRRQRHGKKAHARILETLHMKAVQTKLAITLQNDSFRQSLDHATEGAASVPIAVDINGREFTAHLNPASFRKAVAAFREAGQPVVVVEGVVNLDAQEPRIDSAHVRVKDKKPPNRPKPQATPAPAPDPKPAPATSGKPAPVVTVAKSRAPAQPQPPAEPPQPTPSPLGKPKLSLKPKPKP; from the coding sequence ATGGACCCCACCACACCACCCCCCTTGCTGGCGACCCTGCGCCGCCAATACCCCCAAGCCTTCCCCGACGACCCGGACGCCGTGATGCCCCTCGCCATCGGCATCCGCGAAGCCCTCGCCGCCGAGGGCCACGACCTCGAAGCCGTCCGCGCCGCGCTGGCCCACTACACCGGCAGCGCCGCCTACCAACGCGCCCTGGCCGAGGGCACCAAGCCCCGCATCGGCCTCGACGGCCAGCCGGTCGGCCCGGTGTCGCACGCCGAACGCCAAAAAGCCGCTCACTACCTCGAACACCCCGGCAAGCCCTACCGCCGCCGCCGCCAGCGCCACGGCAAGAAGGCCCACGCCCGCATCCTGGAGACCCTCCACATGAAAGCCGTCCAAACCAAGCTCGCCATCACCCTGCAAAACGATTCGTTCCGCCAATCCCTGGACCACGCCACCGAGGGCGCGGCCAGCGTGCCCATCGCCGTCGATATCAACGGGCGCGAATTCACCGCCCACCTGAACCCCGCCAGCTTCCGCAAGGCGGTCGCGGCCTTCCGCGAGGCCGGGCAACCCGTGGTCGTGGTCGAAGGCGTCGTCAACCTGGACGCCCAGGAACCCCGGATCGACTCGGCCCATGTCCGCGTCAAGGACAAGAAGCCGCCCAACCGGCCCAAACCCCAAGCCACGCCCGCCCCGGCCCCGGACCCAAAGCCCGCCCCGGCCACCTCCGGGAAACCCGCTCCGGTGGTCACGGTCGCCAAGTCCCGCGCCCCGGCGCAGCCGCAGCCCCCGGCGGAACCGCCCCAACCCACCCCGTCCCCGCTCGGAAAACCAAAGCTGAGCCTGAAACCCAAGCCCAAACCCTAA
- a CDS encoding KilA-N domain-containing protein, with amino-acid sequence MPNLIISDISVRQDTQGRYSLNDLHKASGGERRHEPGFWLANQQTQDLIAELKGEENTGNPVVSIKGRNGGTFVVKELVYAYAMWISASFHLKVIRAYNALATQPRNALRYLPDAPAPFVDIPPDLETRIAAHVAGLAYVSVRDLIAMFLGDPDTDPHRRAHAPMGKLLHRLGFVRKKAVCREGRDGPRDYYLLRAAAQTARAAPPATAGWVTLTEEELNTLCAQVRTAEIGVAAAMDAVHALEARTGRPWYGRSQAR; translated from the coding sequence ATGCCTAATCTCATCATCTCGGACATTTCCGTCCGCCAAGACACTCAAGGGCGTTACTCCCTTAACGATCTGCACAAAGCCAGCGGCGGCGAGCGCCGCCACGAACCCGGCTTCTGGCTTGCCAACCAACAAACTCAGGATTTGATCGCGGAATTGAAGGGCGAGGAAAATACAGGAAATCCTGTAGTTTCCATAAAGGGCCGCAATGGCGGCACCTTCGTCGTCAAGGAACTGGTCTACGCCTACGCCATGTGGATCAGCGCTTCGTTCCACCTCAAGGTCATCCGTGCCTACAACGCGCTGGCGACCCAACCGCGCAACGCCCTGCGATACCTCCCCGACGCCCCCGCGCCCTTCGTGGACATCCCGCCCGACCTGGAAACCCGCATCGCCGCCCACGTCGCCGGGCTGGCCTACGTCTCGGTGCGCGACCTCATCGCCATGTTCCTCGGCGACCCCGACACCGACCCCCACCGCCGCGCCCACGCCCCCATGGGCAAGCTGCTCCACCGGCTCGGCTTCGTCCGCAAGAAAGCCGTCTGCCGCGAAGGCCGCGACGGCCCCCGCGACTACTACCTGCTCCGCGCCGCCGCCCAAACCGCGCGGGCCGCGCCTCCGGCAACCGCCGGGTGGGTCACGCTGACCGAAGAAGAACTGAACACCCTCTGCGCCCAGGTCCGCACGGCGGAAATCGGCGTCGCGGCGGCGATGGACGCCGTCCACGCCCTCGAAGCCCGCACCGGCCGCCCCTGGTACGGCAGGAGCCAAGCCCGCTGA
- a CDS encoding COR domain-containing protein: MSIEEQKKEILRRIRELPPEQAAAVAVRAAMRVVPVLAGLTTVTFIKARLFARIAGKKSQPTSVVPREDSIFLILWVFRANQCADVDAKAADDAKAAAKAAAKADAAAAAAAKVADDDAAKAADADAAAKADADADATADAYDAYAYAYAYAATSAAAYTAYAVARAAAYAAYAAVAVAVAVAGAGAVAAAAAAAAADAAYAAAKVAAAADDDDDDDVYAYAAFIFSSVNDDLARLAKGVELSGLPLWPEVQPLPPVFAKQWRILQAFMLELDPGFQYWIDWYEARLRGERVIWEEIRDQVLLPEEILKQEVPAINAYLLKLRKRRVVSEFTTSYDLIADADADADADDGEEVRPLNRVRAILIGPGGAGKTSLLRALHGEPVVKGEERMTPGVEIRESCLDARTGHYRPATEWEDSPIVHFWDFGGQVMYHATHQFFLRSNCVYILVLDGRSAAAEGNEADYWLEHVRAFAPQAPVLLVGNKSDQALMEWNQSRLCAKYPNIWPGGFYQLACSEWTDERSRHFHAFAGFKRDLQDALHKVGTVQVQFSPEEFQVLGELRRRSPKETFLPKADYQRLCEEKKLRADPKGLLDLLDSLGVILHFPHSHFPHLGRLNGYLLNPRWLTYGVYEIITRKHSRVGEADAFAWLAEAEVTDNLGNQLDYPWERCGYILDAMVQFKVAYRDKGNSAYLQIPSLLPTQEPELDFPESQARAFRFRFEGLLPPQLLSRLIVERHADIDRGKVWRHGVLLRTANHGGARALLRGDAHYRTLTLWVIGAGLDRYFAVLYQEVKDILGTMPELPYEELIRLPNEAWVEQRGPFGERPGEEELWASWINVLHASLDGEVFYREKGVKYDLKKVLGIMTEDERKSLEAGLTQVFYVNQAEQVGVQGMGDIFNIKQSQVGAAGSQARADHNNFYQQNQSPALDELGELLGQLLADLQAAKSEVAAFEVETAIRTLNDVRSGKEQGKGWLKHFLSNIKNNVGPVADGISVIAAASDAATKYGPGLVAVVGAALQALGG, translated from the coding sequence GTGTCGATAGAAGAGCAGAAGAAGGAAATCCTTAGGCGTATCCGTGAATTACCGCCGGAACAGGCGGCGGCGGTGGCGGTGCGGGCGGCGATGCGGGTGGTGCCGGTATTGGCGGGATTGACAACAGTGACATTCATAAAGGCCAGATTGTTTGCGCGAATCGCTGGCAAAAAATCCCAACCCACTTCCGTTGTTCCTCGGGAGGATTCGATTTTCTTAATCCTTTGGGTTTTTCGGGCGAATCAATGTGCTGACGTCGACGCCAAAGCCGCCGACGACGCCAAAGCCGCCGCCAAAGCCGCCGCCAAAGCCGACGCCGCCGCCGCCGCCGCCGCCAAAGTCGCCGACGACGACGCCGCCAAAGCCGCCGACGCCGACGCCGCCGCCAAAGCCGACGCCGACGCCGACGCCACCGCCGACGCCTACGACGCCTACGCCTACGCCTACGCCTACGCCGCCACCTCCGCCGCCGCCTACACCGCCTATGCCGTCGCCAGAGCCGCCGCCTACGCCGCTTATGCCGCCGTCGCCGTCGCCGTCGCCGTCGCCGGTGCCGGTGCCGTCGCCGCCGCCGCCGCCGCCGCCGCCGCCGACGCCGCCTACGCTGCCGCTAAAGTCGCCGCCGCCGCCGACGACGACGACGACGACGACGTCTACGCCTACGCCGCTTTTATTTTTTCTTCTGTGAACGACGACCTAGCCCGCCTCGCCAAAGGCGTCGAATTGTCCGGTCTGCCGCTCTGGCCCGAAGTCCAACCCCTACCCCCCGTGTTCGCGAAACAATGGCGGATACTGCAAGCTTTCATGCTCGAACTCGATCCCGGCTTCCAATACTGGATCGATTGGTACGAGGCCCGGCTCAGGGGCGAGCGGGTGATCTGGGAAGAAATCCGCGATCAAGTCTTGTTGCCCGAGGAAATCCTGAAGCAGGAAGTCCCGGCCATCAATGCGTATCTGTTGAAGCTTCGGAAACGCCGGGTCGTTAGCGAATTCACGACATCTTATGATCTTATAGCTGATGCTGATGCTGATGCTGATGCTGATGATGGGGAGGAGGTACGCCCGCTCAACCGGGTTCGCGCCATCCTGATCGGCCCCGGCGGGGCGGGCAAAACCTCGCTGCTCCGCGCCCTGCATGGTGAGCCGGTGGTGAAAGGAGAAGAGAGGATGACCCCCGGCGTCGAAATCCGCGAATCCTGCCTGGACGCCCGCACCGGCCACTACCGCCCGGCCACCGAATGGGAAGACAGTCCCATCGTGCATTTCTGGGATTTCGGCGGGCAGGTCATGTACCACGCCACCCATCAATTCTTCCTGCGGTCCAACTGCGTCTACATCCTGGTGTTAGACGGACGCAGCGCCGCCGCCGAAGGCAACGAAGCGGATTATTGGCTGGAACATGTCCGCGCCTTCGCGCCCCAAGCGCCGGTGCTGCTGGTGGGCAATAAGTCCGACCAAGCGCTCATGGAATGGAACCAAAGCCGCCTATGCGCGAAATACCCCAACATCTGGCCCGGCGGCTTCTATCAACTCGCCTGCTCCGAATGGACGGACGAGCGCAGCCGCCATTTCCACGCCTTCGCCGGGTTCAAGCGCGACTTGCAGGATGCCTTGCACAAAGTGGGCACGGTGCAGGTGCAATTCAGCCCGGAAGAATTCCAGGTGCTGGGCGAACTGCGCCGCCGCTCGCCCAAGGAAACCTTCCTGCCCAAGGCCGACTACCAACGGCTGTGTGAGGAAAAAAAGCTGCGGGCCGATCCGAAGGGTTTGCTGGATTTGCTGGATAGCCTGGGCGTCATCTTGCATTTCCCGCACTCGCATTTTCCGCACTTGGGGCGGCTGAACGGATACCTGCTCAATCCGCGCTGGCTGACCTATGGCGTGTACGAGATCATCACCCGCAAACATTCCAGGGTCGGCGAGGCCGACGCCTTCGCTTGGCTGGCTGAGGCCGAAGTGACCGACAACCTCGGCAATCAGTTGGACTATCCATGGGAGCGCTGCGGTTACATCCTGGACGCGATGGTGCAATTCAAAGTGGCCTATCGGGACAAGGGGAATTCCGCTTATTTGCAGATTCCCAGTCTGTTGCCCACCCAGGAACCCGAACTGGATTTCCCGGAATCACAAGCGCGGGCGTTCCGGTTCCGCTTTGAGGGGCTGCTGCCGCCGCAACTGCTGTCGCGATTGATCGTGGAGCGCCACGCCGATATCGACCGGGGCAAGGTCTGGCGGCATGGCGTGTTGTTGCGCACCGCCAACCATGGCGGCGCTCGGGCCTTGCTGCGCGGTGACGCCCATTACCGCACCCTGACCCTATGGGTGATCGGCGCTGGGCTGGACCGTTATTTCGCGGTGCTTTATCAGGAAGTGAAGGACATCCTTGGCACCATGCCGGAATTGCCTTATGAGGAATTGATCCGCTTGCCGAACGAGGCGTGGGTGGAGCAACGCGGCCCGTTCGGGGAAAGGCCGGGCGAGGAGGAGCTATGGGCGAGTTGGATCAACGTCCTTCACGCTTCCTTAGACGGCGAGGTGTTCTATCGGGAAAAAGGGGTCAAGTACGATTTGAAAAAGGTGCTGGGCATCATGACGGAAGACGAGCGGAAAAGCTTGGAAGCCGGATTGACGCAAGTTTTCTATGTTAATCAAGCCGAACAGGTAGGGGTTCAAGGTATGGGCGACATCTTCAATATCAAACAAAGTCAAGTCGGCGCGGCGGGTTCACAGGCCAGGGCCGACCACAATAATTTCTACCAGCAGAACCAAAGCCCGGCGCTGGATGAGTTGGGCGAACTGCTGGGGCAGTTGCTGGCGGACCTGCAAGCCGCAAAAAGCGAGGTGGCCGCGTTCGAGGTGGAAACCGCGATCCGTACCCTGAATGACGTTCGTTCCGGCAAGGAGCAGGGCAAGGGCTGGCTGAAGCACTTCCTCAGCAACATCAAGAACAACGTCGGGCCGGTGGCGGATGGGATCAGCGTAATCGCCGCCGCCAGCGATGCCGCGACGAAATACGGGCCGGGTTTGGTGGCGGTGGTTGGGGCGGCGTTGCAAGCGCTGGGGGGATAG
- a CDS encoding type II toxin-antitoxin system VapC family toxin — protein MGQSVIIADTGFWVALLDRRDNLHDRVRAKAAQLTEPLITTVPVVTEVCYLLQTRRGPEVSAQFPLAQQDGLFRLFSIEESHLPRMAELMRQYANLPMDFADASLVVLAEYLGHGRIVSIDQRDFNAYRWKNRHPFVNLLEEI, from the coding sequence ATGGGGCAATCCGTGATTATCGCCGACACCGGGTTTTGGGTGGCCTTACTCGACCGGCGCGATAACCTACACGACCGCGTGAGGGCCAAAGCGGCCCAACTCACCGAACCGCTCATCACCACCGTGCCCGTCGTCACCGAAGTCTGCTATTTATTGCAAACCCGCCGTGGCCCGGAAGTGTCCGCGCAATTCCCGCTCGCCCAACAGGATGGCCTGTTCCGGCTTTTCAGCATCGAAGAAAGCCACCTGCCACGCATGGCGGAACTCATGCGGCAATATGCCAACCTGCCCATGGATTTCGCCGACGCATCCCTGGTCGTTCTGGCCGAATACCTGGGGCATGGGCGCATTGTTTCCATCGACCAGCGCGATTTCAATGCCTACCGCTGGAAGAATCGGCATCCCTTCGTGAATCTTCTGGAAGAAATTTAA